The Saccharopolyspora gloriosae genome has a segment encoding these proteins:
- a CDS encoding PadR family transcriptional regulator yields MVPEESAVLTHLRRGVLEYCILAMIDVEPLYGLDIARRLSAHDVLLQSEGTLYPLLARLRRQGLVETSQVKSMTGPPRRYYALTTAGRTALDTFRSTWPAFRSAVDSAMTGERS; encoded by the coding sequence ATGGTTCCGGAGGAGAGTGCCGTTCTCACCCATCTGCGGCGCGGTGTGCTGGAGTACTGCATCCTCGCGATGATCGACGTCGAACCCTTGTACGGCCTCGACATCGCGCGCAGGCTCAGTGCGCACGACGTCCTGCTGCAGAGCGAAGGGACGCTGTACCCGCTGCTCGCCCGCCTCCGGCGGCAGGGGCTCGTGGAGACCAGCCAAGTGAAGTCAATGACCGGCCCGCCGCGCCGCTACTACGCGCTCACCACGGCGGGCAGAACGGCGTTGGACACCTTCCGTTCCACCTGGCCTGCCTTTCGCAGCGCCGTCGATTCCGCCATGACAGGAGAACGATCGTGA
- a CDS encoding HAAS signaling domain-containing protein, whose product MTKTHVRVNIYLEELNHLLRHAPTSVRRDVIAGVHEHFDAGVAPDADSATVDDAIARMGTPEQVAAAAGFEPGHAQAARQGSVLAAALACALLAGAGALTFLVGGLAGLSAGFDADPDWEISGATMAAAIVLSFGAWAGGSVLAAVNRSWSKRQKGLLVASWPASLLVSELCLLPTGPNFELNIVSFIVHGIVGLLYVVAIAKLWFATRE is encoded by the coding sequence GTGACCAAGACCCATGTCCGCGTGAACATCTACCTGGAAGAGCTCAACCACTTGTTGCGGCACGCGCCCACTTCCGTTCGCCGGGACGTGATCGCCGGAGTGCACGAGCACTTCGACGCCGGCGTGGCCCCCGACGCGGATTCCGCGACCGTCGACGACGCGATCGCGCGGATGGGCACGCCCGAACAGGTCGCCGCCGCCGCGGGATTCGAGCCAGGCCACGCGCAGGCCGCCCGGCAAGGTTCCGTCCTAGCCGCCGCGCTGGCCTGTGCCCTGCTGGCGGGCGCGGGTGCGCTCACCTTCCTCGTGGGCGGCCTCGCCGGGTTGTCGGCCGGGTTCGACGCCGATCCCGATTGGGAGATCTCCGGCGCCACGATGGCGGCCGCCATCGTCCTCTCGTTCGGCGCGTGGGCCGGTGGTTCCGTGCTCGCCGCCGTGAACCGGTCCTGGTCGAAGCGCCAGAAGGGCTTGCTGGTCGCCTCCTGGCCGGCGTCGCTCCTCGTCTCCGAGCTCTGCTTGCTGCCCACCGGACCGAACTTCGAGCTCAACATCGTCAGCTTCATCGTGCACGGGATCGTCGGGCTGCTCTACGTCGTCGCCATCGCGAAACTCTGGTTCGCGACTCGGGAATGA
- a CDS encoding TetR/AcrR family transcriptional regulator, producing MGTGAVNHRRADTRRNHELILAAAAESLTSSGEVSFNAIAKQAGVGVGTVYRHFPAPEDLILAVYQREVRQLVDVVPSLLESHPPEEAFRVWTTDHLAHYMMTKRGLANALSAATAARGELPKSAHEAMVGSLATLLAANAEAGTVRADLDPETVLHGLGGLLFLDQRGPWRAQTESLIDLLWRGMSSCCADKGDPE from the coding sequence ATGGGGACCGGCGCGGTGAACCACCGGCGCGCGGACACGCGACGCAACCACGAGCTCATCCTCGCGGCGGCCGCGGAGTCGCTGACGAGCTCAGGCGAGGTGTCGTTCAACGCCATCGCCAAGCAGGCCGGAGTCGGCGTCGGCACCGTCTACCGCCACTTCCCCGCCCCGGAGGACCTCATTCTCGCCGTCTACCAGCGGGAGGTGCGGCAACTGGTCGACGTGGTGCCCAGCCTGCTGGAGTCGCATCCCCCGGAGGAAGCGTTCCGGGTGTGGACGACCGATCACCTGGCGCACTACATGATGACCAAGCGAGGACTCGCGAACGCGCTCAGCGCCGCCACCGCCGCACGCGGAGAACTCCCCAAGAGCGCGCACGAGGCGATGGTCGGCTCGCTCGCGACACTGCTCGCGGCCAACGCCGAAGCGGGGACGGTGCGCGCGGACCTCGACCCGGAGACCGTGCTGCACGGCCTCGGCGGCCTCCTCTTCCTCGACCAGCGCGGCCCTTGGCGCGCACAGACCGAATCCCTCATCGACCTGCTGTGGCGCGGCATGTCCAGCTGCTGCGCGGACAAGGGCGACCCGGAGTAA
- a CDS encoding (2Fe-2S)-binding protein — MHISLEVNGSPEQLDAEPGVTLLDALRERLDITGPKKGCDRGQCGACTVHVGGRPVLSCLTLAATVKEPVTTVEGLAEGAELTPLQQAFVDQDAMQCGFCTSGQIMSASAAIEQDVTDVREFMSGNLCRCSAYPNIIAAIDQARRSDATL; from the coding sequence TTGCACATCTCATTGGAAGTCAACGGCAGCCCGGAGCAGCTCGACGCCGAACCCGGCGTGACGCTGCTGGACGCGCTGCGCGAACGGCTCGACATCACCGGGCCGAAAAAGGGCTGCGATCGGGGCCAGTGCGGTGCGTGCACCGTGCACGTCGGCGGTCGTCCCGTGCTCTCCTGCCTCACGCTCGCGGCCACCGTGAAGGAGCCCGTGACCACTGTGGAGGGTCTGGCCGAGGGTGCGGAGCTGACGCCGTTGCAGCAGGCGTTCGTCGACCAGGACGCGATGCAGTGCGGCTTCTGCACTTCCGGGCAGATCATGTCGGCCTCGGCCGCGATCGAGCAGGACGTCACCGACGTCCGCGAGTTCATGTCCGGCAACCTGTGCCGCTGCTCGGCCTACCCGAACATCATCGCCGCGATCGACCAAGCGAGGCGCTCCGATGCGACCCTTTGA
- a CDS encoding xanthine dehydrogenase family protein subunit M encodes MRPFELATPGSLDAATAEPATYLAGGTTLVDLMKLNVLTPQRVLDINELPLRGLDSEDGLRIGALERMSDIAAHPDVYPMISRALLLSASQQLRNMASIGGNLLQRTRCTYFRDVAMPCNKREPGSGCPALVGANRMHAVLGTSDSCAATHASDVAVAFTALDAEVRLLGSEGSRTVPLAEFYRLPGDTPEVENDLRPGELITEVVVPRLDWAANSTYVKVRDRQSYEFALSSAAVALDVRDDRIADSRVAVGGVATVPWRLHAVEEALRGAPVAEESFERAADAAVAGARTRGANGFKPALLKRTVVRALLELTEGSR; translated from the coding sequence ATGCGACCCTTTGAATTGGCCACCCCTGGTTCCCTCGACGCCGCCACCGCGGAACCGGCGACCTACCTGGCAGGCGGAACGACGCTGGTCGACCTGATGAAGCTCAACGTCCTGACCCCGCAACGGGTTCTGGACATCAACGAGCTGCCGCTGCGCGGGCTCGACTCCGAGGACGGGCTGCGGATCGGCGCGCTGGAGCGGATGAGCGACATCGCCGCGCACCCGGACGTCTACCCGATGATCTCGCGGGCGTTGCTGCTGAGCGCTTCGCAGCAGCTGCGCAACATGGCCAGCATCGGTGGGAACCTGCTGCAGCGAACCCGGTGCACGTACTTCCGCGATGTCGCGATGCCGTGCAACAAGCGTGAACCGGGCAGCGGCTGCCCGGCGCTGGTGGGTGCGAACCGGATGCACGCGGTGCTGGGCACCAGCGACTCCTGCGCGGCCACCCACGCCAGCGACGTCGCGGTGGCCTTCACCGCGCTGGACGCCGAGGTCCGGTTGCTGGGCTCGGAGGGGTCGCGCACGGTGCCGCTGGCGGAGTTCTACCGGCTGCCGGGGGACACTCCCGAGGTCGAGAACGACCTGCGGCCGGGTGAACTGATCACCGAGGTGGTGGTCCCTCGGCTGGACTGGGCCGCGAACTCCACCTACGTGAAGGTGCGGGACCGGCAGTCCTACGAGTTCGCGCTGTCCTCGGCCGCCGTCGCACTGGACGTGCGCGACGACCGCATCGCCGACTCGCGGGTCGCGGTCGGCGGCGTGGCCACCGTCCCGTGGCGGCTGCACGCCGTCGAGGAGGCGTTGCGCGGCGCCCCTGTGGCCGAGGAGTCCTTCGAGCGCGCCGCCGACGCGGCCGTGGCGGGAGCTCGGACGCGGGGCGCGAACGGGTTCAAGCCCGCCCTGCTGAAGCGGACCGTGGTCCGCGCGCTGCTCGAACTGACCGAGGGGAGCCGCTGA
- a CDS encoding xanthine dehydrogenase family protein molybdopterin-binding subunit, whose product MPSRLDGPVKATGRAKYGVDHNFPGMTYGYLVLSTIANGEIAWMDLTAARSAPGVLAVYSPFDPLELATPTLPAFGDTWVPLQDKEVAYYGQPIGFVVAETFEQARDAAMLAEIAYHERPASTSLEDGLATAEDAPSSDHGGGPSLEVLADGIESIEDAFAASPVVVSQTYSTASQNHAPMEPHSAVAQWDSEGLTIHSGTQGSDMQAAELSMALRLDPSQVHAVNPYVGGAFGGKGRTSAPAFLAAAASKELGRPVKASLTREQVFTVTAGRAATVQEVTLGAERDGTFVAVRHDSWCSTGIDRSFVEPTSHGTSREWYATPNLSLRQKMVPLNLPPTTFMRAPGEAPGSFALESAVDELAVALEMDPIELRLRNNSLAPPGKDLQWSSKYLDDCFRIGAQRFGWDQRTPGGRTDGDWLVGVGTATAMFPALRFPASVRVTLGADGRAEVATSGADPGTGLLTVLSLVGAETLDIAPERVTPRLGDSSLPPGGMSGGSTATASAGSAVMVAASSALDALLSLAAEPGAPFEGAEVTYADGQLFADGRSMPFGELLRAIGRDSLSATGSSAPGEELTKHSFSSFGAQFCEVRVHRWTREARVSRLLGVFDAGRIINEKAARSQLSGGMIWGVSAALHEGMEVESNGRIANGDFAGYLLPVHADIPDIDVRFVEHPDTLHNPVGARGVGEIGAVGMAAAVANAIYNATGTRVRHIPITIEDLLEN is encoded by the coding sequence ATGCCCAGCCGACTCGACGGTCCGGTGAAGGCCACCGGCCGCGCCAAGTACGGCGTGGACCACAACTTCCCGGGCATGACCTACGGGTACCTCGTGCTCAGCACCATCGCGAACGGCGAGATCGCGTGGATGGACCTCACCGCCGCGCGGAGTGCTCCCGGTGTGCTCGCGGTGTACTCGCCGTTCGATCCGCTGGAGCTGGCCACGCCCACGCTCCCGGCGTTCGGCGACACTTGGGTTCCGTTGCAGGACAAGGAAGTCGCGTACTACGGCCAGCCGATCGGTTTTGTGGTCGCCGAGACCTTCGAGCAGGCTCGCGATGCCGCGATGCTGGCCGAGATCGCCTACCACGAGCGGCCCGCGTCGACCTCGCTGGAGGACGGCCTCGCGACCGCCGAGGACGCGCCGAGTTCGGACCACGGCGGCGGACCCTCGCTGGAGGTGCTCGCCGACGGCATCGAGTCCATTGAGGACGCTTTCGCGGCAAGCCCGGTGGTGGTGTCGCAGACCTACTCGACGGCATCGCAGAACCACGCCCCGATGGAGCCGCATTCCGCCGTCGCGCAGTGGGATTCCGAGGGGCTCACCATCCACAGTGGAACTCAGGGTTCCGACATGCAGGCCGCCGAGCTGTCGATGGCCCTGCGGCTGGACCCGTCCCAGGTGCACGCGGTGAACCCGTACGTCGGGGGCGCGTTCGGCGGCAAGGGCCGCACCTCGGCGCCCGCGTTCCTGGCGGCGGCCGCGTCCAAGGAGCTCGGCAGGCCGGTGAAAGCCTCGCTGACCCGCGAGCAGGTGTTCACCGTGACCGCGGGCCGCGCGGCCACGGTGCAGGAGGTCACGCTCGGCGCGGAGCGGGACGGCACGTTCGTCGCGGTCCGCCACGACTCGTGGTGCAGCACCGGCATCGACCGGTCCTTCGTGGAGCCGACCTCGCACGGCACCTCCCGCGAGTGGTACGCCACGCCGAACCTGTCGCTGCGGCAGAAGATGGTGCCGCTGAACCTGCCGCCGACCACCTTCATGCGCGCTCCCGGCGAGGCGCCCGGCTCCTTCGCGCTGGAGAGCGCGGTCGACGAGCTCGCGGTCGCGCTGGAGATGGACCCGATCGAGCTGCGGCTGCGGAACAATTCGCTCGCGCCGCCCGGCAAAGACCTGCAATGGTCGAGCAAGTACCTCGACGACTGCTTCCGGATCGGCGCGCAACGCTTCGGCTGGGACCAGCGCACTCCGGGCGGGCGCACCGACGGCGACTGGCTGGTCGGGGTCGGTACGGCCACGGCCATGTTCCCCGCGCTGCGCTTCCCGGCTTCGGTGCGGGTCACGCTCGGCGCGGACGGCCGGGCGGAGGTCGCGACCAGCGGCGCGGACCCCGGCACCGGTTTGCTGACGGTGCTCTCGCTGGTGGGAGCCGAAACGCTCGACATCGCCCCGGAACGGGTGACACCGCGGCTGGGTGACTCGTCGCTGCCGCCGGGCGGCATGTCCGGTGGCTCCACGGCCACCGCCAGCGCGGGCTCGGCGGTGATGGTCGCGGCGTCCTCGGCGCTCGACGCACTGCTGTCGCTGGCCGCCGAGCCGGGTGCGCCTTTCGAAGGCGCGGAGGTCACCTACGCCGACGGGCAGCTGTTCGCCGACGGCCGGAGCATGCCGTTCGGCGAGCTGCTGCGGGCCATCGGCCGCGATTCGCTGTCGGCGACGGGATCCTCGGCGCCGGGCGAGGAGCTCACGAAGCACTCGTTCAGCTCCTTCGGCGCCCAGTTCTGCGAGGTCCGGGTGCACCGCTGGACTCGGGAGGCACGGGTGTCGAGGCTGCTCGGGGTGTTCGACGCGGGCCGGATCATCAACGAGAAGGCTGCCCGCAGCCAGCTCAGCGGCGGCATGATCTGGGGCGTCTCGGCGGCGCTGCACGAGGGCATGGAGGTCGAATCGAACGGCCGCATCGCCAACGGTGACTTCGCCGGGTACCTGCTGCCGGTGCACGCGGACATCCCCGACATCGACGTGCGTTTCGTCGAGCACCCGGACACCCTGCACAACCCGGTCGGAGCCCGGGGCGTGGGCGAGATCGGCGCGGTCGGCATGGCGGCCGCCGTGGCCAACGCGATCTACAACGCCACCGGAACCCGAGTCCGCCACATCCCGATCACCATCGAGGACCTGCTGGAAAACTGA
- a CDS encoding 1-aminocyclopropane-1-carboxylate deaminase/D-cysteine desulfhydrase, translated as MDPTEAEASGLVVVPSPLVELRDERVSERGVRVWLKRDDLLHPEVPGNKWRKLKYNLAAAKDRRDSRLLTFGGAFSNHLRATAAAGHYFGFETVGVVRGEEHLPLNESLAYAVGRGMMLTYLDRGTYRRKTEPDVLGALAAEFGPCYFLPEGGSNGLGVRGCAEVVDEIDVDVDVVCCATGSGGTVAAIAAGLAGHQRALGFTVLKGGQYLAGEVRRLQREGFGVTTGNWELDHDFHFGGYAKRKPELDSFISDFQSRHGIALDWVYEAKMMSGVFQRIGSGDFAPGTTIVAVLS; from the coding sequence GTGGATCCGACGGAGGCTGAGGCCAGTGGGCTGGTGGTGGTGCCGTCGCCGCTGGTTGAACTGCGTGATGAGCGCGTGAGCGAGCGCGGTGTGCGGGTTTGGCTGAAGCGGGATGACCTCCTCCATCCGGAAGTGCCTGGCAACAAGTGGCGGAAGCTGAAGTACAACCTGGCCGCGGCGAAGGACCGAAGGGACAGCCGTCTGCTGACGTTCGGCGGGGCGTTCTCGAACCATCTCCGGGCGACGGCTGCAGCAGGGCATTACTTCGGGTTCGAAACGGTCGGAGTGGTTCGGGGTGAGGAGCACCTACCGCTCAACGAGTCGTTGGCCTACGCCGTTGGCCGGGGGATGATGCTGACCTACTTGGATCGCGGCACGTACCGGCGCAAGACCGAACCTGACGTGCTGGGCGCGCTCGCAGCGGAATTCGGTCCCTGCTACTTCCTGCCGGAGGGCGGTAGCAACGGACTTGGCGTTCGCGGCTGCGCCGAGGTCGTGGATGAGATCGATGTCGATGTTGACGTCGTGTGCTGCGCTACAGGAAGTGGCGGCACGGTGGCCGCCATCGCTGCTGGACTCGCAGGACATCAACGCGCTCTCGGCTTCACCGTCTTGAAGGGCGGACAGTACCTCGCTGGCGAGGTACGGCGACTACAGCGCGAGGGATTCGGTGTGACGACCGGCAACTGGGAGCTGGACCACGACTTCCACTTCGGGGGCTACGCGAAGCGCAAGCCTGAGCTGGACAGCTTCATCTCGGATTTCCAGTCCAGGCACGGTATCGCCCTAGACTGGGTATATGAGGCCAAGATGATGTCCGGCGTGTTCCAGCGGATTGGGTCCGGCGACTTCGCGCCGGGGACAACGATCGTGGCTGTGCTGAGCTGA
- a CDS encoding alpha/beta hydrolase: MFNKSSRFIAVMSTTSLIALAGPALSAQAAGTEAEKGAKDLPVYFVHGYGYEDVDGDGNKDKGKNCSKTWGPALDYFKDHGWDEKQLITVGYYPDDKCDVDINPADENDATRDTKIQYIAQDLAAYIKKKHGDEPVNIVAHSMGGLITRTAMFGHEHWGEQNFPKINVDQIVTLGTPHNGVICEDKDDPKDSCNNGTTQWQQMNPDSKFIDVLHDYKLTDDWAKSTDWSFVGSNQDETVNGNSAIDLGHHADHKYRYWDSNRTPANDACNEPERQVTHCGIRTLKNNGENPDGDPGDDDGDYDLNYWNADDGKRHETRSGWAPVKAAALAISRGDDA; this comes from the coding sequence GTGTTCAACAAATCATCGCGGTTCATCGCCGTCATGTCCACGACCTCGCTGATAGCGCTCGCCGGACCTGCCTTGAGCGCCCAGGCAGCCGGAACCGAAGCCGAGAAGGGCGCCAAGGACCTGCCCGTCTACTTCGTGCACGGCTACGGCTACGAGGACGTGGACGGCGACGGCAACAAGGACAAGGGAAAGAACTGCTCCAAGACGTGGGGTCCGGCGCTGGACTACTTCAAGGACCACGGCTGGGACGAGAAACAGCTCATCACCGTGGGCTACTACCCGGACGACAAGTGCGACGTGGACATCAATCCCGCGGATGAGAACGACGCCACCCGCGACACCAAAATCCAGTACATCGCCCAAGACCTCGCCGCCTACATCAAGAAGAAGCACGGCGACGAACCGGTCAACATCGTGGCTCATTCGATGGGCGGGCTGATCACGCGAACCGCGATGTTCGGCCACGAGCACTGGGGCGAACAGAACTTCCCGAAGATCAACGTCGACCAGATCGTCACCCTCGGAACTCCGCACAACGGTGTGATCTGCGAGGACAAGGACGATCCCAAGGACTCGTGCAACAACGGCACGACCCAGTGGCAGCAGATGAACCCCGACTCCAAGTTCATCGACGTGCTGCACGACTACAAGCTGACCGACGACTGGGCGAAATCGACGGACTGGAGCTTCGTCGGATCCAACCAGGACGAGACGGTCAACGGGAACTCGGCCATCGACCTGGGCCACCACGCCGATCACAAGTACCGGTACTGGGACAGCAACAGAACGCCCGCCAACGACGCCTGCAACGAGCCCGAGCGACAAGTCACGCACTGCGGAATCCGCACGCTCAAGAACAACGGGGAGAACCCCGACGGCGATCCCGGCGACGACGACGGCGACTACGACCTCAACTACTGGAACGCCGACGACGGCAAGAGGCACGAGACCCGCAGCGGCTGGGCACCGGTGAAGGCCGCCGCGCTGGCCATCTCACGGGGCGACGACGCCTAG
- a CDS encoding VanZ family protein, producing the protein MLATILVEFPWMTTVALVGLVVVGPLAGAWLAPRSRMTGVLLGLSTLVIALATLFPASGEPVVGCTIEWDFPTLGAVELMGNLVLFVPAVLLAGVLTQRPLGVLIAASGASLLVEVIQAFATVLGRSCSTNDWLSNTLGALLGTVLAAAALRIARPTARPQQV; encoded by the coding sequence GTGCTTGCCACCATTCTCGTCGAGTTTCCGTGGATGACGACGGTTGCTCTCGTGGGGCTGGTCGTCGTCGGACCCCTTGCCGGAGCTTGGCTGGCTCCGAGGTCGCGGATGACGGGAGTCCTGCTCGGACTGTCGACCTTGGTGATCGCGCTGGCCACTCTTTTTCCTGCGAGCGGCGAGCCGGTGGTCGGCTGCACGATCGAATGGGACTTCCCCACCCTCGGCGCGGTGGAGCTCATGGGAAACCTGGTCTTGTTCGTTCCAGCGGTTCTGCTGGCGGGAGTCTTGACCCAACGGCCACTCGGCGTGCTGATCGCAGCGAGCGGGGCTTCGTTGCTGGTCGAGGTGATTCAAGCGTTCGCTACCGTGCTCGGGAGGAGCTGTTCGACCAACGATTGGCTCTCCAACACGCTCGGTGCCTTGCTGGGGACTGTCCTGGCTGCGGCTGCGCTGCGAATCGCGCGGCCCACGGCCCGGCCACAGCAGGTCTGA
- a CDS encoding PfkB family carbohydrate kinase — protein sequence MIHTGQAVVDLVLRVPSVPAPGGDVFASGHEFLAGGGVNVMLAAARDGARVVYAGGHGTGPFGDIVRAALAPEDVELAAPADPGADTGFSVALVDDGAERTFVSTAGAESAVDVAQLRRTEPGNGDVVYVSGYSLVHDANRAALLEWLPTVPAGCSVVVDPAPVIGDVGLDSVRVLLDRADVWTTNEREALILLRRLGSNAETEDRATVAAALATATGRTVVLRAGSHGALISRPGGDVLSCPSPEVDAVDTNGAGDAHAGVMSARLAAGEDLEAAVRRAGVAAAIAVTRPGPATAPIAAEVDAVIRGGRTPAE from the coding sequence GTGATCCACACCGGACAGGCCGTCGTCGACCTCGTGCTGCGAGTGCCCTCGGTGCCGGCTCCCGGCGGCGACGTGTTCGCCTCCGGACACGAGTTCCTCGCGGGCGGCGGCGTGAACGTCATGCTCGCCGCCGCGCGCGACGGTGCTCGGGTCGTGTACGCGGGCGGCCACGGCACCGGCCCGTTCGGGGACATCGTGCGCGCGGCGCTGGCGCCCGAGGACGTGGAGCTCGCCGCCCCCGCCGATCCCGGCGCCGACACCGGGTTCAGCGTCGCCCTCGTTGATGACGGCGCGGAGCGGACGTTCGTCTCCACCGCCGGAGCCGAGAGCGCCGTGGACGTCGCTCAGCTGCGCCGCACCGAGCCGGGCAACGGCGACGTGGTCTACGTGTCCGGCTACTCCCTCGTCCACGACGCCAACCGCGCGGCGCTGCTGGAGTGGTTGCCGACGGTTCCGGCCGGGTGCTCCGTCGTCGTGGATCCCGCCCCCGTGATCGGTGACGTCGGCCTCGACTCGGTGCGCGTCCTGCTGGACCGCGCCGACGTGTGGACCACGAACGAGCGGGAGGCGCTGATCCTGTTGCGGCGCTTGGGATCGAACGCCGAGACCGAGGACCGCGCCACCGTGGCGGCAGCGCTGGCCACCGCCACCGGCCGCACCGTGGTGCTGCGCGCCGGATCGCACGGCGCGCTCATCTCCCGCCCCGGCGGGGACGTGCTGAGCTGCCCCTCCCCCGAGGTCGACGCCGTGGACACCAACGGTGCCGGCGACGCCCACGCCGGGGTGATGTCGGCGCGGCTGGCGGCCGGTGAAGACCTCGAGGCCGCCGTGCGCCGGGCCGGTGTCGCGGCCGCGATCGCCGTGACCCGGCCCGGTCCCGCCACTGCCCCCATCGCCGCCGAGGTCGACGCCGTGATCCGGGGCGGAAGGACGCCCGCCGAGTGA
- a CDS encoding cytosine permease: MSETPTGSTAAKPLEPPQTGALGAVEQRGIEPVPVAERRGNPMQLFWVWFAANISVVGMPLGVSLVALDLSVWQALIVAVIGAFGSFAVVGLISVAGRRGGAPSLTLSRAVFGTRGNAGPTAIALVSRLGWETVNTSTAALAIVTSVSLLTGTGEDAKSAPLVAVAGVALFVGFTVAVSGMGHAVILVVQKWSTWIFGAVNLLLLAFLVVNIDWAEVGRTPSGGLAAVLTGIGTIVAGTGIGWANSGADMARYQAPTVRALPLVMSAAAGAGIPLVVMIGMGSVLGASDPAIATAANPLDAIRDSLPTWIAVGYMVISFIGLLLSNHLSVYSAGLTTLTLGLRVKRVYAVIVDVVITTIGSLLFLLVADGFYGPFTTFISLLAVPISAWVGIFLVDMIRRRDYDPEALLDLSRRGAYYYTGGVRWSALGSWLAAIVVAALFMQVTPGDVPLYTGPMYDTWIGTNGMSWILAAGLGGLLYAVFGLRSAAGAK, from the coding sequence GTGTCCGAGACTCCCACCGGATCCACGGCGGCGAAACCCTTAGAACCCCCGCAAACCGGCGCGCTCGGTGCGGTGGAGCAGCGCGGTATCGAACCCGTGCCCGTTGCGGAACGCCGCGGGAATCCGATGCAGCTGTTCTGGGTGTGGTTCGCCGCGAACATCTCCGTGGTCGGCATGCCGCTCGGGGTCAGCCTCGTGGCCCTCGACCTGTCCGTGTGGCAGGCCCTCATCGTCGCGGTCATCGGCGCGTTCGGGTCCTTCGCCGTCGTCGGCCTGATCTCCGTCGCCGGGCGGCGCGGCGGGGCGCCGAGCCTCACCTTGTCCCGCGCCGTCTTCGGCACTCGCGGCAACGCGGGGCCGACGGCGATCGCGCTCGTGTCGCGGCTCGGCTGGGAGACGGTGAACACCTCGACGGCCGCTCTCGCCATCGTCACGAGCGTCTCGCTGCTCACCGGCACCGGTGAGGACGCGAAATCCGCGCCGCTGGTCGCCGTCGCCGGTGTGGCGCTGTTCGTCGGATTCACCGTCGCCGTGTCCGGCATGGGCCACGCCGTGATCCTGGTCGTCCAGAAGTGGTCCACTTGGATCTTCGGGGCGGTCAACCTGCTGCTCCTGGCATTCCTGGTCGTCAACATCGACTGGGCGGAAGTGGGGCGGACACCGAGCGGCGGTCTGGCCGCGGTGCTGACCGGGATCGGCACCATCGTCGCGGGCACCGGCATCGGCTGGGCGAACTCCGGTGCGGACATGGCCCGCTACCAGGCCCCGACCGTGCGCGCCCTGCCGCTGGTGATGTCCGCGGCCGCCGGTGCGGGCATCCCGCTGGTGGTCATGATCGGCATGGGGTCGGTGCTCGGCGCGTCCGATCCGGCGATCGCCACGGCCGCGAATCCCCTCGATGCCATCCGCGACAGCCTGCCGACCTGGATCGCAGTCGGCTACATGGTGATCTCCTTCATCGGCCTGCTGCTGTCCAACCACCTGTCGGTGTACTCGGCGGGCCTGACGACCCTCACCCTCGGGCTGCGGGTCAAGCGGGTGTACGCGGTGATCGTCGACGTGGTCATCACAACGATCGGGTCGCTGCTGTTCCTGCTCGTCGCCGACGGGTTCTACGGACCGTTCACGACGTTCATCTCGCTGCTGGCCGTGCCGATCTCGGCGTGGGTGGGGATCTTCCTCGTCGACATGATCCGGCGCCGCGACTACGACCCCGAAGCACTCCTGGACCTGAGCCGGCGGGGCGCCTACTACTACACCGGCGGCGTGCGCTGGTCCGCCCTCGGGTCGTGGCTGGCCGCGATCGTCGTCGCGGCCCTGTTCATGCAGGTCACTCCAGGCGATGTTCCGTTGTACACGGGGCCGATGTACGACACGTGGATCGGAACCAACGGCATGTCGTGGATCCTCGCCGCCGGCCTCGGCGGGCTGCTCTACGCGGTGTTCGGCCTCCGGTCCGCGGCGGGTGCGAAATGA